Genomic window (Shewanella psychropiezotolerans):
TCAGCAGTATCGTCGCCGGTGCCGTTGGCGGAGCACCTGCCGCCGTGTATATCGAGTCAGCCGCTGGCACCGCAGCCGGCGGTAAGACGGGACTTACTGCAACCATAGTCGGTCTGCTGTTTGTCATGATGATGTTCCTCGCACCGCTGAGCTATCTGGTGCCAGCTTACGCCACGGCGCCAGCGCTTATGTATGTGGGTCTATTGATGCTGAGTAATGTCACTAAGCTGGATTTTAATGACAAGGTCGATGCTATGGCAGGATTGACCTGTGCCATCTTCATCATCTTAAGTTCGAACATCGTCACCGGCATCATGCTGGGTTTTGTCACTCTGGTGATTGGCCGTTTATGCAGCGGTGAATGGCGCGCGCTCAAGCCCGGTGTAATAGCCATTACCTTAGGCCTAGTTATCTTCTATATGGGTGGTTGGGCGATATAATGGAATATAGGTCCTAGGAGCAAGTTCCTAGGACCTATCTCTTAGCTCGAAAAAGCTTTTAACAGATCTTTCCAGGTGATGATGCCCACAAGTTTTCCCTTATCTAAAACGGGTAATGAGCCTATACCATGCTCGAGTAGCAGCTTACTGGCCTGCTTGATGGTTTTATTTGGGGCTATGGTGACTGGTTTTCTTGTCATCACCTGATGAGCTCTTCTTTGCAGGGTTTCACTGTCGCGTTCGGTTTCGTTGATATTGCCTATATTAGGGCTCAACGCTCGTAGATAGTCGCGTTCAGACAGTATTCCCTGCAGTTCATCGTGTTCGATAAC
Coding sequences:
- a CDS encoding CBS domain-containing protein, with product MDLKLDIRVSEIMITRIVTIEMDDRLTVAKEIFDNAPFHHLLVIEHDELQGILSERDYLRALSPNIGNINETERDSETLQRRAHQVMTRKPVTIAPNKTIKQASKLLLEHGIGSLPVLDKGKLVGIITWKDLLKAFSS